A single window of Pseudomonadota bacterium DNA harbors:
- a CDS encoding glycosyltransferase family 1 protein, which yields AARQLAGEVDVVVVGGGNARVFAADAALPDGVRSLGYVDDASLRALYEHALCLVYPSWYEGFGFPPLEAMTCGCPVVVSRTASLPEVCGDAALYFDPHAADAAVQIARHVRAILTDGAARARCVEAGLRQAQAFSWAASARAHLSHLEQLSHA from the coding sequence GCGGCGCGCCAGCTCGCCGGTGAGGTCGATGTCGTCGTGGTGGGAGGGGGGAACGCCCGCGTGTTCGCCGCGGACGCCGCGCTCCCGGACGGGGTGCGCTCCCTCGGCTACGTTGATGATGCGTCATTGCGGGCATTGTACGAGCATGCCTTGTGTCTCGTGTATCCCTCGTGGTACGAGGGGTTCGGCTTTCCCCCCCTCGAAGCCATGACCTGCGGATGTCCCGTCGTGGTCTCGCGCACGGCCTCCTTGCCAGAGGTGTGCGGGGATGCCGCGCTCTACTTCGATCCCCACGCAGCCGACGCGGCGGTGCAGATCGCTCGGCACGTTCGCGCCATCCTCACCGACGGGGCCGCGCGGGCGCGCTGCGTCGAGGCGGGCCTGCGCCAGGCCCAGGCGTTCAGCTGGGCCGCGTCGGCCCGCGCCCATCTCTCTCATCTGGAGCAGCTCTCTCATGCCTGA
- a CDS encoding glycosyltransferase family 4 protein: MPDARARAEGSRSASLGTASLPHGFRSAIVHDWIVDLGGAEKCLASLYDMFPSDVFTVVHDDRSVTRLGIPPDRVTDSFVARLPRARRSYRSYLPLLPSAVEAFDLSAYDVVISSSHAVAKGVLTHAGQLHVCYCYTPMRYAWDLCHQYLRETGLDRGLKGLAARAALHYLRLWDLSTVNRVDHFVAISSYIARRIARVYGRESTVIYPPVDVDRLAVGRERDDFYLAASRFVPYKRIDLIVEAFSAMPDRRLVVIGDGPDAAKIAAKAASNVQLLGYQPDDVLHDHLQRARAFVFAAEEDFGIVPVEAQACGTPVIAFGRGGARETVAEGVSGVFFEEQTVRSLIDAVHRFESGPPLAPPDGIRQQAMRFSRQRSRSTRRSQSDADAGLPVRHGRRARRRRAHLRLRGRREPDVAPRLRCFSGPHGGVALRLCAGVGARAHAHRGVAGHRCRPGTARAAAPAGAAGAPRRFDAGACDPPRGPGRRCGDRHLRRGRLRSGVLRHAWRHQCGRCAQLRRPHLPSGHHVRLPVRPALPARAPLTWRRLAHLSLSHRFRRGRARRGRAASRSGLPGAVEHPAPGPSRAHPRLVPRAHRQRPRGNPRRGHVRLQRWSRLVRLRGRGVVRRTGDVPAPR, translated from the coding sequence ATGCCTGATGCTCGCGCGCGCGCCGAGGGCAGCCGTTCGGCCTCGCTGGGCACCGCGTCCCTCCCGCACGGCTTTCGAAGCGCCATCGTGCACGACTGGATCGTCGACCTGGGGGGCGCGGAGAAGTGCCTGGCTTCGCTCTACGACATGTTTCCTTCCGACGTGTTCACCGTGGTGCACGATGACCGCAGCGTCACGCGCCTGGGCATTCCGCCGGATCGCGTCACCGATTCGTTCGTTGCCCGGCTGCCACGCGCGCGCCGCAGCTACCGCTCGTACCTGCCGCTGCTCCCCAGCGCGGTGGAGGCCTTCGACCTCTCTGCCTACGACGTGGTCATCTCGAGCTCGCACGCGGTGGCGAAAGGCGTGCTCACCCACGCGGGTCAGCTGCACGTGTGCTACTGCTACACGCCCATGCGCTACGCCTGGGATCTGTGCCACCAGTACCTGCGCGAGACCGGCCTCGACCGCGGCCTGAAGGGCCTCGCCGCGCGGGCGGCCCTGCACTACCTGCGCCTCTGGGACCTGAGCACCGTGAACCGGGTCGACCACTTCGTGGCCATCTCGTCATACATCGCCCGACGCATCGCGCGCGTGTACGGTCGCGAGTCGACGGTCATCTATCCGCCCGTCGACGTCGACCGTCTCGCCGTGGGCCGGGAGCGCGACGACTTCTACCTGGCCGCCTCGCGCTTCGTGCCGTACAAGCGCATCGATCTCATCGTCGAGGCGTTCTCTGCCATGCCGGATCGGCGCCTCGTGGTCATCGGCGATGGCCCCGACGCGGCCAAGATCGCGGCCAAGGCCGCGTCGAACGTGCAGCTGCTGGGGTATCAGCCGGATGATGTGCTGCACGATCACCTGCAACGGGCGAGGGCCTTTGTGTTCGCGGCCGAGGAGGACTTCGGCATCGTTCCGGTCGAGGCCCAGGCCTGTGGAACCCCGGTCATCGCGTTCGGCCGCGGGGGTGCGCGGGAGACGGTGGCCGAGGGGGTGAGCGGCGTCTTCTTCGAGGAGCAGACCGTGCGATCGCTCATCGATGCCGTTCACCGCTTCGAGAGCGGGCCGCCCCTGGCGCCACCGGACGGCATCCGCCAGCAGGCCATGCGGTTCTCTCGTCAGCGATCGAGAAGCACGCGGCGTTCGCAGAGCGACGCTGATGCTGGCCTTCCTGTTCGTCACGGCCGCCGTGCTCGGCGGCGCCGCGCTCACCTTCGTCTTCGAGGAAGACGCGAGCCTGACGTGGCGCCTCGCCTTCGGTGCTTCAGTGGGCCTCACGGCGGCGTCGCTCTTCGCCTATGTGCTGGCGTCGGTGCTCGGGCTCACGCCCATCGCGGTGTGGCTGGCCACCGCTGTCGCCCTGGCACCGCTCGTGCTGCTGCGCCGGCCGGCGCTGCGGGCGCGCCTCGTCGCTTCGATGCGGGCGCTTGCGACCCGCCCCGCGGCCCTGGCAGGCGTTGCGGTGACCGGCATCTTCGCCGTGGTCGTCTGCGGTCGGGCGTTCTACGTCACGCCTGGCGGCATCAGTGTGGGCGATGTGCACAACTTCGGCGACCTCACCTTCCATCTGGCCATCACGTGCGACTTCCTGTTCGGCCAGCGCTTCCCGCCAGAGCACCCCTCACTTGGCGGCGCCTCGCTCACCTATCCCTTTCTCACCGATTTCGGCGCGGGCGTGCTCGCCGTGGGCGGGCTGCCTCTCGATCAGGCCTACCAGGTGCAGTCGAGCATCCTGCTCCTGGCCCTTCTCGTGCTCATCCACGCCTGGTTCCTCGAGCTCACCGACAACGGCCTCGCGGCAACCCTCGGCGTGGTCATGTTCGTCTGCAGCGGTGGTCTCGGCTGGTTCGCCTTCGTGGGCGAGGTGTGGTCCGGCGAACGGGGGATGTTCCCGCTCCTCGGTGA